From a region of the Haloferax volcanii DS2 genome:
- a CDS encoding glutathione S-transferase N-terminal domain-containing protein, which produces MSDLILYELQGCPYCAKVKDKLSDLDLEYESRMVPSAHAEREEVEEVSGQTGVPVLVDEEHGVEGMPESDDIVDYLEETYGSAA; this is translated from the coding sequence ATGTCCGACCTCATCCTCTACGAACTGCAAGGCTGTCCGTACTGCGCGAAGGTGAAGGACAAACTCTCCGACCTCGACCTCGAATACGAGTCGCGGATGGTCCCCAGCGCTCACGCCGAGCGCGAGGAAGTCGAAGAGGTAAGCGGCCAGACCGGCGTCCCCGTCCTCGTCGACGAGGAACACGGCGTCGAGGGGATGCCCGAGAGCGACGATATCGTCGACTACCTCGAAGAGACCTACGGCTCGGCGGCGTAA
- a CDS encoding transcriptional regulator, producing MSRSALVGNVAAMLQDAGFVVSDRIAIRPKSFDLAARRGEDLLLLKILGNIDAFDGVTGSEMRRLGSYLDATPLVVGLRTRDEDLKPGVVYFRHGVPVLNPDTAMDLFVEEVPPLIYAAPGGLYVSLDGDVLAEERQERGWSLGQLATELGVSRRTVSKYENGMNASIEVAIHLEELFDRPFSNPVDVLTGAEDVRDAEPTPDDPDVDPDDEHVLSVLTRAGFTVHPTARAPFKAVSEDAGRKKETNVLTGHSPFTRSAEKRAQIMSSLGEITRTRSVYFVEEQQKRESVDGTGIVSCEELAAIDDPDEIRDLIRERTRDPAES from the coding sequence ATGTCCCGGTCAGCGCTGGTTGGTAATGTCGCCGCGATGCTCCAAGACGCGGGCTTCGTCGTGAGCGACCGCATCGCCATCCGGCCGAAGAGCTTCGACCTCGCCGCTCGGAGGGGCGAGGACCTGTTGCTCCTCAAGATACTTGGGAACATCGACGCGTTCGACGGCGTCACCGGCTCGGAGATGCGACGCCTCGGCTCGTATCTCGACGCCACGCCGTTGGTCGTCGGGCTTCGAACCCGAGACGAGGACCTCAAACCCGGCGTCGTCTACTTCCGCCACGGCGTGCCGGTGTTGAACCCCGACACCGCCATGGACCTGTTCGTCGAGGAGGTTCCCCCGCTCATCTACGCCGCCCCCGGCGGACTGTACGTGAGCCTCGACGGCGACGTGCTCGCCGAAGAGCGGCAGGAGCGCGGATGGAGCCTCGGGCAGCTCGCGACCGAACTCGGCGTCTCGCGGCGCACCGTCTCGAAGTACGAAAACGGCATGAACGCGAGCATCGAAGTGGCGATTCACCTCGAAGAGCTGTTCGACCGCCCCTTCTCGAACCCGGTCGACGTGCTCACGGGCGCGGAAGACGTGCGCGACGCCGAGCCGACGCCCGACGACCCCGACGTGGACCCCGACGACGAACACGTCCTGTCGGTGCTGACGCGCGCCGGCTTCACCGTCCATCCGACCGCCCGCGCGCCGTTCAAGGCCGTCAGCGAAGACGCCGGGCGGAAAAAGGAGACGAACGTCCTCACCGGACACTCGCCGTTCACTCGAAGTGCCGAGAAGCGCGCCCAAATCATGTCGTCGCTCGGCGAAATCACGCGGACGCGCTCCGTCTACTTCGTCGAGGAACAGCAGAAGCGCGAGTCGGTCGACGGCACCGGCATCGTCAGCTGTGAGGAACTCGCCGCCATCGACGACCCCGACGAGATTCGCGACCTGATTCGCGAGCGGACCCGCGACCCCGCCGAGAGCTAA
- a CDS encoding ATP-binding protein gives MHTIGRKSDEEGPACRLGCYRARDGSDGATVGLDVNRPHAAVVVGKRGSGKSHTLGVMAEGLARAAGVAPVVIDPMGVFCGLTESPIDATVHDSPRVRADALPPSAWPELLGLDPTAPAGSLVWRLAAEEDSLVAMRGAVDDDDAAPETRRAAANHLALADSWDVFHPEGLDPRSLCGSSPDVLDLSGLEATPASAVVRVVARGLYDARVAGSVPRIPWLLLDEAHAFAGGLADPALRTLLTRGRAPGVGVVLATQRPSALPEVAVSQADLRVVHRLTAGPDVSAMAAADPTYFDESLRARLPRERGCALVVDDTTETVHDVRVRPRETPDGGATPRAVSEPGSSETIE, from the coding sequence ATGCACACTATCGGCCGCAAGTCGGACGAGGAAGGCCCGGCCTGTCGACTCGGATGCTACCGCGCCCGCGACGGGAGCGACGGCGCGACCGTCGGCCTCGACGTGAACCGTCCGCACGCGGCCGTCGTCGTCGGCAAGCGCGGCAGCGGGAAGTCCCACACGCTCGGCGTCATGGCCGAAGGACTGGCACGCGCTGCGGGCGTCGCGCCGGTCGTCATCGACCCGATGGGCGTCTTCTGTGGCCTCACCGAGTCGCCGATAGACGCGACGGTTCACGACTCGCCGCGCGTCCGCGCCGACGCGCTCCCGCCGAGCGCGTGGCCGGAGCTGCTCGGTCTCGACCCGACCGCGCCCGCGGGGTCGCTCGTCTGGCGACTCGCGGCCGAGGAAGACTCGTTGGTGGCGATGCGCGGGGCGGTCGACGACGACGACGCCGCCCCCGAGACGCGCAGAGCCGCGGCGAACCACCTCGCGTTGGCCGACTCGTGGGACGTGTTTCACCCCGAGGGACTCGACCCGCGGTCGCTCTGCGGCTCCTCACCCGACGTGCTCGACCTCTCGGGACTGGAGGCGACCCCCGCGAGCGCCGTGGTTCGCGTCGTCGCCCGCGGCCTCTACGACGCCCGCGTCGCGGGCTCGGTCCCCCGAATCCCGTGGCTGCTTCTCGACGAGGCCCACGCGTTCGCCGGCGGGCTCGCAGACCCCGCGCTTCGAACCCTTCTCACGCGCGGGCGAGCCCCCGGCGTCGGCGTCGTCCTCGCGACCCAGCGCCCCTCGGCGCTCCCCGAGGTCGCGGTCTCGCAGGCCGACCTCCGGGTCGTCCACCGACTCACCGCCGGCCCCGACGTGTCGGCGATGGCCGCCGCCGACCCGACGTACTTCGACGAGTCGCTCCGCGCTCGGCTCCCGCGGGAACGCGGCTGTGCGCTCGTCGTCGACGACACCACGGAGACCGTCCACGACGTTCGGGTTCGCCCCCGTGAGACGCCCGACGGCGGCGCGACGCCGCGGGCGGTTTCCGAGCCTGGCAGTTCCGAAACCATAGAGTAG
- a CDS encoding DUF7382 domain-containing protein produces the protein MLDMFRSDTRAIEGLPVRLVVALVVGVASMSVMLNMLSGVQGLATSELDVKPTPDVVGPGEQALDFTVVDHEGNPVEGATVIVKSGTAEIDGVATAKSDDGGSATVNVDAELGANREDGTLVVDVKPPAGESFVDRRENTNVLVVQD, from the coding sequence ATGCTCGATATGTTCCGGTCAGACACGCGCGCTATCGAAGGACTGCCAGTTCGTCTCGTCGTCGCTCTCGTCGTCGGCGTCGCCAGCATGAGCGTCATGCTCAACATGCTCTCCGGGGTGCAGGGGCTCGCCACCTCGGAACTCGACGTGAAGCCGACGCCGGACGTGGTCGGCCCCGGCGAACAGGCGCTGGACTTCACCGTCGTCGACCACGAGGGGAACCCCGTGGAGGGTGCGACAGTCATCGTGAAATCGGGGACCGCCGAAATCGACGGCGTGGCGACGGCGAAAAGCGATGACGGCGGGTCTGCGACTGTCAACGTCGACGCCGAACTCGGCGCGAACCGCGAGGACGGAACGCTCGTCGTGGACGTGAAACCGCCCGCCGGGGAGTCGTTCGTCGACCGCCGCGAGAACACGAACGTGCTGGTGGTTCAGGACTGA
- a CDS encoding tRNA(Ile)(2)-agmatinylcytidine synthase: MTVIGLDDTDSRTLGMCTTYLATLVAEAVEARGGTVERRLLVRLNPAVEHKTRGNAALAIHTDLPAGAAFDLAREELDRWAVLDDDRTSPGVVVAPGSPDTVSTAVADFARDAVRDFHDLDDAVALAERSGFLTEGWHGGRGRIGALAAVGAWAAFDEWTYEHISYREFHRCGTPREVDVDSVFDAADAAYPDAWDTVDREEGEGVCVPNAPGPILHGIRGDDADTVREVAAAIDSEPVDRSATFRTNQGTDAHLRDGVVSDLRDGRAYRVAGTVASDPETRRGGHVFFDLEAGDAVVAVAAFEPTKRFRNRVRALRVGDAITACGEVGDGTLKLEKFAVRDLVRTEPATPVCPDCGRTMKSAGRNQGYRCRDCGTDAPGKVERAVDRDLEPGWYEVPPCARRHIAKPLVRGGFDAATHPER, from the coding sequence ATGACCGTCATCGGCCTCGACGACACCGACTCCCGCACCCTCGGGATGTGTACGACCTATCTGGCGACGCTCGTCGCCGAGGCCGTCGAGGCGCGCGGCGGGACCGTCGAGCGGCGACTCCTCGTCCGGCTGAACCCGGCGGTCGAGCACAAGACCCGCGGGAACGCGGCGCTGGCGATTCACACCGACCTCCCCGCGGGCGCGGCGTTCGACCTCGCCCGCGAGGAACTCGACCGCTGGGCCGTCCTCGACGACGACCGGACCAGCCCGGGTGTCGTCGTCGCGCCGGGGTCTCCCGACACGGTTTCGACCGCCGTCGCCGACTTCGCCCGCGACGCCGTCCGCGACTTCCACGACCTCGACGACGCGGTCGCCCTCGCGGAGCGTTCCGGCTTCTTGACCGAGGGGTGGCACGGCGGCCGGGGCCGTATCGGCGCGCTCGCGGCCGTCGGCGCGTGGGCCGCCTTCGACGAGTGGACCTACGAACACATCTCTTACCGCGAGTTTCACCGCTGCGGGACGCCCCGCGAGGTCGACGTCGACTCCGTCTTCGACGCCGCCGACGCGGCGTATCCCGACGCGTGGGACACCGTGGACCGCGAGGAGGGCGAAGGCGTCTGCGTGCCGAACGCGCCGGGACCGATTCTCCACGGCATCCGCGGCGACGACGCCGACACCGTCCGCGAGGTCGCCGCCGCCATCGACTCCGAACCCGTCGACCGCTCGGCGACGTTTCGCACGAATCAGGGGACCGACGCGCACCTCCGGGACGGCGTCGTCTCGGACCTCCGCGACGGCCGCGCCTACCGCGTCGCCGGCACCGTCGCCTCCGACCCGGAGACTCGACGGGGTGGCCACGTCTTTTTCGACCTCGAAGCCGGCGACGCGGTGGTCGCTGTCGCCGCCTTCGAACCGACGAAACGCTTCCGAAACCGGGTGCGGGCGCTCCGCGTCGGCGACGCGATCACCGCCTGCGGCGAGGTCGGAGACGGCACGCTCAAACTGGAGAAGTTCGCGGTCCGCGACCTCGTGCGGACGGAGCCCGCGACGCCCGTCTGTCCCGACTGCGGGCGGACGATGAAAAGCGCGGGACGGAATCAGGGCTACCGGTGCCGCGACTGCGGGACCGACGCACCCGGCAAAGTCGAGCGGGCGGTCGACCGCGACCTCGAACCCGGCTGGTACGAGGTGCCGCCGTGCGCCCGCCGACACATCGCTAAGCCGCTCGTTCGCGGCGGCTTCGACGCGGCGACGCACCCGGAGCGCTGA